A single window of Bufo bufo chromosome 10, aBufBuf1.1, whole genome shotgun sequence DNA harbors:
- the SAAL1 gene encoding protein SAAL1 isoform X2 — MDRNPSPPTSDDEEGQKADSIGSTVYSKHWFFSTLTRLIEFVTKKDKSQAEDDEDEISGVLDEDLENDICKVWDMSMNEEVALFLKEFNAPEIFLGIISKSKSNRLTEICVGILGNMACFQETCVAISNNKDLGEVLLMLMCDTDPPTLLETTRLLLTCLSQVDVRSTWVERIRKRPTVRDNLCFIMSSSTNGDLLVKVGELVDKVFDVDEDLMIDWIKAGCQQPETLVNDIEEKPVVLGLVPSLLEAAKQLKYDSPEGLDVYMHILQLVTTVDEGIQSIVQCPEDAKQIWEFLFDLTRRDLCQSDDPPLIVQEQKTILSSVLAVMSVVFSSQTEQKYTEMWKNLSLIGSLTRILENLETCEKKNEERPLSAEDEPPEEDFHLKILKDVCCEFLSNILSQLTKENILQALTEGHITEEKSLCTLRNLLPLYAVSVNSFIAVLGEADQTLYKTLKKEVSVLGEDS, encoded by the exons ATGGATCGGAACCCCTCACCCCCGACTAGTGACGATGAAGAGGGACAGAAGGCAGACTCCATAGGGAGCACTGTATACAGCAAGCACTGGTTCTTCAGCACGCTGACCAGGCTCATCGAG TTCGTCACAAAGAAAGACAAATCCCAGGCCGAGGACGATGAAGACGAGATCTCGGGGGTGCTGGATGAAGACCTGGAAAATGACATTTGTAAAGTTTGGGACATGTCTATGAATGAG GAGGTGGCGCTGTTCCTAAAGGAGTTCAATGCACCTGAAATTTTTTTAGGCATCAtctcaaaatccaaaagcaaccgGTTAACA GAAATCTGTGTGGGGATCCTGGGTAACATGGCCTGCTTCCAGGAGACATGTGTGGCCATCAGCAACAACAAGGACTTGGG AGAAGTCCTGCTGATGCTGATGTGTGACACGGACCCCCCGACTCTGCTAGAAACCACCAG GCTGCTGTTGACTTGCCTGTCTCAGGTTGATGTGAGGAGCACATGGGTGGAAAGGATCCGGAAGCGTCCGACTGTCAGAGATAACCTCTGCTTCATCATGAGCAGCTCCACCAACG GGGACCTGCTTGTTAAAGTGGGGGAGCTGGTGGACAAGGTGTTTGATGTGGACGAAGACTTGATGATCGACTGGATAAAAGCTGGATGTCAACAGCCGGAAACACTAGTGAATGATATTGAAGAGAAACCTGTGGTGCTCGGACTGGTGCCCTCACTACTAGAGGCCGCAAAGCAGCTGAA GTATGACAGTCCTGAGGGTCTTGATGTCTATATGCACATCCTGCAGCTGGTGACCACGGTGGATGAGGGCATCCAGTCCATAG TACAATGTCCTGAAGATGCGAAGCAAATATGGGAGTTTTTGTTTGATTTGACGCGTCGGGACTTGTGCCAGTCGGATGACCCTCCTCTGATCGTACAAGAGCAGAAAACCATCTTATCCTCCGTCCTGGCTGTCATGTCTGTCGTTTTCTCATCCCAAACTGAGCAGAAGTACACGGAGATGTGGAAAA ATCTTTCTCTCATCGGGAGCCTGACCCGAATCCTGGAGAATCTGGAGACGTGTGAGAAGAAGAATGAGGAGAGGCCGCTGTCTGCGGAGGACGAGCCGCCAGAGGAAGATTTTCACTTAAAAATCCTGAAGGATGTCTGCTGCGAATTTCTCtctaacattttgtctcaactaaCAAAG GAGAACATACTACAGGCCCTTACGGAAGGTCACATCACAGAAGAGAAGAGCTTGTGTACGCTGCGGAACCTGCTCCCCCTCTATGCCGTGTCT GTGAATAGCTTTATAGCGGTTTTGGGTGAAGCCGACCAGACTCTGTACAAAACTCTAAAGAAAGAGGTCTCTGTTCTCGGAGAGGATTCATGA
- the SAAL1 gene encoding protein SAAL1 isoform X1: MEKEKVDSSPNVLEPLCDMDRNPSPPTSDDEEGQKADSIGSTVYSKHWFFSTLTRLIEFVTKKDKSQAEDDEDEISGVLDEDLENDICKVWDMSMNEEVALFLKEFNAPEIFLGIISKSKSNRLTEICVGILGNMACFQETCVAISNNKDLGEVLLMLMCDTDPPTLLETTRLLLTCLSQVDVRSTWVERIRKRPTVRDNLCFIMSSSTNGDLLVKVGELVDKVFDVDEDLMIDWIKAGCQQPETLVNDIEEKPVVLGLVPSLLEAAKQLKYDSPEGLDVYMHILQLVTTVDEGIQSIVQCPEDAKQIWEFLFDLTRRDLCQSDDPPLIVQEQKTILSSVLAVMSVVFSSQTEQKYTEMWKNLSLIGSLTRILENLETCEKKNEERPLSAEDEPPEEDFHLKILKDVCCEFLSNILSQLTKENILQALTEGHITEEKSLCTLRNLLPLYAVSVNSFIAVLGEADQTLYKTLKKEVSVLGEDS; the protein is encoded by the exons AGAAAGAGAAGGTTGACTCCAGCCCGAATGTCCTGGAACCGCTGTGCGATATGGATCGGAACCCCTCACCCCCGACTAGTGACGATGAAGAGGGACAGAAGGCAGACTCCATAGGGAGCACTGTATACAGCAAGCACTGGTTCTTCAGCACGCTGACCAGGCTCATCGAG TTCGTCACAAAGAAAGACAAATCCCAGGCCGAGGACGATGAAGACGAGATCTCGGGGGTGCTGGATGAAGACCTGGAAAATGACATTTGTAAAGTTTGGGACATGTCTATGAATGAG GAGGTGGCGCTGTTCCTAAAGGAGTTCAATGCACCTGAAATTTTTTTAGGCATCAtctcaaaatccaaaagcaaccgGTTAACA GAAATCTGTGTGGGGATCCTGGGTAACATGGCCTGCTTCCAGGAGACATGTGTGGCCATCAGCAACAACAAGGACTTGGG AGAAGTCCTGCTGATGCTGATGTGTGACACGGACCCCCCGACTCTGCTAGAAACCACCAG GCTGCTGTTGACTTGCCTGTCTCAGGTTGATGTGAGGAGCACATGGGTGGAAAGGATCCGGAAGCGTCCGACTGTCAGAGATAACCTCTGCTTCATCATGAGCAGCTCCACCAACG GGGACCTGCTTGTTAAAGTGGGGGAGCTGGTGGACAAGGTGTTTGATGTGGACGAAGACTTGATGATCGACTGGATAAAAGCTGGATGTCAACAGCCGGAAACACTAGTGAATGATATTGAAGAGAAACCTGTGGTGCTCGGACTGGTGCCCTCACTACTAGAGGCCGCAAAGCAGCTGAA GTATGACAGTCCTGAGGGTCTTGATGTCTATATGCACATCCTGCAGCTGGTGACCACGGTGGATGAGGGCATCCAGTCCATAG TACAATGTCCTGAAGATGCGAAGCAAATATGGGAGTTTTTGTTTGATTTGACGCGTCGGGACTTGTGCCAGTCGGATGACCCTCCTCTGATCGTACAAGAGCAGAAAACCATCTTATCCTCCGTCCTGGCTGTCATGTCTGTCGTTTTCTCATCCCAAACTGAGCAGAAGTACACGGAGATGTGGAAAA ATCTTTCTCTCATCGGGAGCCTGACCCGAATCCTGGAGAATCTGGAGACGTGTGAGAAGAAGAATGAGGAGAGGCCGCTGTCTGCGGAGGACGAGCCGCCAGAGGAAGATTTTCACTTAAAAATCCTGAAGGATGTCTGCTGCGAATTTCTCtctaacattttgtctcaactaaCAAAG GAGAACATACTACAGGCCCTTACGGAAGGTCACATCACAGAAGAGAAGAGCTTGTGTACGCTGCGGAACCTGCTCCCCCTCTATGCCGTGTCT GTGAATAGCTTTATAGCGGTTTTGGGTGAAGCCGACCAGACTCTGTACAAAACTCTAAAGAAAGAGGTCTCTGTTCTCGGAGAGGATTCATGA